Part of the Leucobacter insecticola genome is shown below.
CGTCGCGATGTGCTGTGCACGATCGGCCGCGTAGAGCAGCGCTTCAGCGCGCGGGGACACGTCGCCGCCGTGCAAGAGCAGCTTGCGCAGTTCCACGCCGAGGGTCGTACCTCCGGGTTCTCTGGTGCGCACGACCTCACGGCCGCGCTCCTCGAGCCACCCAGCAAGCAACTCAGCCTGGGTCGATTTCCCCGCGCCGTCACCGCCCTCCAGCGTGATGAAGAGCCCGCTCACGCTATGCGCCGCCCGCAGCCTCGGCCGCAGCCTTCTTCGCTGCGATCGTCGCGGCACGTTTGGCTGCCGTCGCGGCCTTTTGCTCGGGGGTCCGCTCGGCTCGCGGTTTCGCTGCGGCGGTCTTCTTGGCGGCCGTCTTTTTCGCAGCGGGCTTTTTGGCGGCAGCTTTGCGTGCGGGAGCCTTCTTCTTCTTTGCTGGGCCCTTGGCGCGCTTGATTGCGAGCAGTTCCGTCGCCCGTTCGAAGGTGATGTCCTCGACGCTGTCGCCGCGCGGAATCGTCGCGTTGGTCTCGCCATCGGTGACGTACGGCCCGAACCGGCCGTCGCGCACCTTCACGGGCTTGCCGCTCACCGGATCCGCGTCGAATTCCTTCAGCGCGGACGCAGCCTTGCGGGCGCCGTACTTCGGCTGTGCCAGCACCTCGAGCGCACCGGCAAGATCGATCGAGAAGATCGAGTCTTCGCTCGGCAACGTACGAGTCTCCGTACCCTTCTTGAGGTAGGGGCCGTAGCGACCGTTCTGCGCCGTAATCTCGGTGTCGGTCTCGGGATCCTTACCGACGACGCGCGGCAGATCGAGGAGCGCGACCGCGGTATCAAGATCCACGGTGGCGGGATCCATGCTCTTGAAGAGGGAGGCCGTGCGCGGCTTCTGACCCTTCGGGAGCTCTTCGCCCTCATCAAGCAGTTCGGTCACGTAGGGCCCGAAGCGGCCGTTCTTCGCGACGATCCGCTTGCCCGTCACCGGGTGCAGGCCAACCACACGATCCTCTGCCGGTTCGGCGTCGGCAAGCTCATGCGCCTTCTCGGGCGTGAGCTCATCAGGAGCCATCCCGTCGGGAATGTTAACGCTGCGGGGTTTCAACGTGCCGTCTTCGCCAACCTCGCACTTCTCATCGAACACCTCGAGGTAAGGGCCGTACTTGCCATTGCGCAGCGAGATCTCATCATCGATCTTGATCGTGTTGATCGCGCGCGCGTCGATCTCGCCGAGGTTGTCGACCACGCCGCGCAGGCCTGGGTGATCGTCGCCGCCGAAGTAGAAGGTGTTCAGCCAGGAGGTGCGATCCGTCGCACCTGCGGCAATTTCGTCGAGGTCGCTCTCCATCTCTGCCGTGAAGTCATAGTTCACGAGCGCACTGAAATGCTCTTCGAGTAGGCGCACCACGGAGAAGGCGATCCAGCTCGGGACGAGCGCCTGGCCCTTCTTGTTGACGTAGCCACGATCCATGATCGTGCTGATGATCGCGGCATAGGTAGACGGGCGGCCGATGCCGAGTTCTTCGAGGCGCTTGGTCAGGCTGGCCTCGGTGTAGCGAGGCGGTGGGCTCGTCTCGTGGCCCTTCGCTTCCGACTGCTCGATCCCGAGCTGTTGCCCGTTCGTGAGCTGCGGCAGCGTGACGTTGTCCTCTGCAGCGCCGCGCTTTTCGTCTTTGCCCTCTTCGTAGGCGAGGAGGAACCCGGGAAAGGTGATGACGGTGCCGCTCGCGGTGAACTCTGCGGCGGTCTCGCCCGCCTTCTCGTGCTCTTGCAGCTTCACACCAACGGTGACGGTGTCGGTCGACCCCTTGGCATCTGCCATCTGGCTGGCTACGGTGCGCTTCCAGATCAGTTCGTAGAGCAGGAACTCTCCGCCGTTCAACTTACTCTTGAGCGAGCTCGGCTTCTGGAAGGTATCCCCCGCGGGGCGGATCGCCTCGTGAGCCTCCTGCGCACCCTTCGCCTTGCCCGTGTAGACACGCGGTTTGTCGGGCACGGTCTCAGCGCCGTAGAGTGCGGCAGCCTGCGACCTGGCCGCCGTGATCGCTTGCTGTGACAGCGTCGGCGAATCGGTACGCATATAGGTGATGTAGCCGTTTTCATACAGCGACTGCGCATACGACATGGTCTGCCTGGAGCTGTAACGGAGCTTTCGGGAAGCCTCCTGCTGCAGCGTCGACGTGGTAAACGGGGCGGCGGGGCGCCGCGTGTGAGGTTTCGTTTCGACCGAGAGCACGTTTGCGGCGACATCGGCGGTGAGGAGCGCCGCAAGTGATTGGGCACGATCCTTGCCGAGCAGGATCACGCCGGCCTTGGCGGCCTTCTCCTTCAGCGTGCCGTTGTCGGTGAAGTCGCCGCCGGTCGCGAGACGTTGCTCGTCCAGCCGCACAAGCTTCGCCTCAAACCCCGAGTCTCCCGCCGGGGCGAACGTTGCGAGCAGGTCCCAATACTCGGCCGAACGGAACGCCTGGCGTTCGCGCTCGCGATCCACAACGAGCCTGGTGGCCGCCGACTGCACCCGGCCCGCGGAAAGCTTCGGGGCGACCTTGCGCCACAACACAGGAGAGATGTCGTAGCCGTAGAGCCGGTCAAGAATACGCCGGGTTTCTTGCGCATCAACCAGAGCGGTGTCGAGGTCGCGAGTGTTGGCCTTGGCCTGCTCGATGGCCTCCTTGGTGATCTCGTGGAACACCATCCGGCGCACGGGAACCTTCGGCTTCAAAACCTCGAGCAGATGCCAGGCGATCGCTTCCCCCTCGCGGTCCTCATCAGTTGCGAGCCAAAGTTCGTCAGCTCCCTTGAGTGCTCGCTTGAGTTCGGAAACGGTCTTCTTCTTGTTGTCATTGACCACGTAATAGGGCGCGAAACCATTTTCGACATCAACGGCGAACTTGCCGAAGGGACCCTTCTTCAGCTCGCTCGGCAACTCCGAGGGCTCTGCGAGGTCGCGAATATGTCCGACTGACGCTATGACCTCGTAATCGCTTCCGAGGTACGCACCAATCGTCTTTGCCTTGGTCGGCGACTCGACGATGACGAGTTTCTTCGTACCCTTCACGGGTCTCCTTCACGGGTTGACACACTGGTTGCGCGTGCGGCTCTTCGGTTCGTGCGCGAGTGACGCACGCACGAACTCGTTTTCGATGCGGTACGCATCGACACGATACACAGTCTGACATGTAAATGTCAGCTTCAGCACCGAGCACACTCAGTTGAGGCATTCAGCCTCACGGAAAACCAATGTACACAAAAGGATCCAAATCCGGATATGCGTTCGTCGGATAACTCGAAAGAGTGAAGTGGGTGTGAAGCCCCGAAGTGCACCCGCTCATTCCCGCGGAAGCGACCTGCTGCCCCGCGCTCACACGCACACCGGGAGCTATTCCGAGCGCGGAAAGCGAACCGGGATCCACGTGATTGTGGGAACTGTAGATGAAGCCGCCCGACACCTCGTGCCGCATCACCACGGTGATGTTGGGTCCATGCCACCACCACAACCGCGTCTGGCACACCGCCGGAACACTGCCTCCGTCGGGACCCGCCGCCACAATCACTCCGTCAAAGGGGGCGAAAAGCGCGCCCTCCGCAGTCACTGCTAGATCAATCGCGTAGCCGTCGTGAAAGCTCTGCGTAACACCTCGGGAGTCAGATGGCCACGCCCAACCATTAGCACCCACCGACCCCACGGAGCCGTGCTCTCCGAAGCTCGGAAGGCTCTGCGCCTCAGCCCTGGCCCGAGCCCGGGCTGACTGAAACCCCTCGCCTGCCTGCGCCACGATATGAGAAACAGCGCGGTCCGGGTCAACATTGCACTCCACCAGCGATGCACCCATCTCAAGCACCACCTGGTTCGCCACTGTGCACGGCTCCAAATCGATCCACCCAGTCATTGCGTCCGCTGCGGCGAGCGCCGCAGCGTCGGCGGCACCAGCGGCACTGTGACGTGCCTCTACGTGGGTTGCCGCAGCAATCACTGACAGTCCCAAACACACCGCCACCGCCGAGCAAGCCAACACCGCCGGGGCGCTCACCGCGTCATTCCCATCATCTGCGCGCCCCCGCCATAGCGGCGCAGGCTCGTGCCGATACCCCGAGTTCCGAGAGGATACCCCGCACTGGGTGGGAAATGAGCGTGACGCAGAGCAGCGGATCGGGATGTTCCCGTTCAACCACCACGTCACGACCCAGCTGGCCGAGGGCCGCGGTAGCGGCCGCGTCATCACCGCGAGCCTCGGCACGAGACACCTCACCCGCCACAGACACCAGGGTGATGCGATGGGCGGCAAGAAGAACTCCACTCACCACGAGCCCGAGAACAATCAGCACAGCGGGCAACACGATCGCAAACTCCGCCGTGACTGTGCCCCGTTCATCCCGCAGCACCCAGCGCATTCTCAACCAGTTCAACGAGCATCGCCCGAATCGCGTCGGAGCGTACGATTGCGACAAGCACGCCCGCAAAAGCTACCGCGGCCATGATAATAATTGCGTATTCTGCCGTCACGGCACCGCTCTCGTCCTTGGCCACACGAGTGAGGGTTGTCAGCCTATTACGGGTCCTGAAGCCGACAGCTGGGCGATCTCCCAGTGCTGATGGGTGCCGAGGGGCGGGGAGGAATCTCAGCGGCGCAGCGGTGCGAGGGGTCCCTGCGACAGGGCCTAACTCCCCCGACAGCCCCTCAGAGGTTCGATCAGAAACAAGTTCAAGTCTATTTTTCACGGTGGTTCCCTTATCTCTTGTGCACGGCTTCGGGGGTCCCGATGCCTTCAATGTTGACGCTTCAAGGCCTCGAATAGTCAAGGAATTCGGAATCTGTGGACAAGTCCAGTTGGTCGAGGCGAAAAGGGTGGGTGTGAGCGCCGATCGAACCCGGCAGGTGCAGAACCCGACAGGTTCAAAACCCGGCAGGTTCAGAACCCAGCACTTTCAGAACCCAGGGTTCTGACCAAGCATGCTGATCACAACCGGCATCACCCCCATGACGATGAAGGATGGCAGCACGCAGACTCCGAGCGGCAACAACACCCGCACACCGAGTTGCTCCGCTGCGGCCTCCATCTCAGAGTGGGTGCGGTCGCGAAGAGAATCAGCTTCTTCAAGCAGCAGCGGGCGAAGTGGCATGCCGAGCACCGCCGCTCGCCGCACAGCGGTCTGCAACGCACCCCCGGAGCAGAAGGCATCGAACGGCACCCAGCGGGCCCCGAGATCAGCAACGCAGTCGACGACCCGTCGGATCGCCTCGCCCGGCGCTGCCCCGCCACCAAGCACGATCCAGGCAAGGTCGCACTCGAGCCCCGCGACACGGTCTGCGAGCCGCAGACCCCTCACCAGAGACCGGGCCCAGAAGATCCCGCCTCCGAGGAGCGCCACGCCAAGAAACACCAGGCAAAAGCCAAGCGGCGTGATGAGTAGTGGCAGCGGGTCGAACCCGATGAGCCACCCGAGACCGAGGGCCACCGGAGGCAATGACGCCACAAGGCGCACGGTCGCTTGGGGCCCCGATACAAGCACACGACGCCGTTCTCGGAGCTGTTCCAACGCACGGAGAGCGGCCGCCATTCGTGCGAGCGTGGGTGCCAGGGGCGCTCCTGCTTCTTCGGAAAGCCGCCAGGCCGAAGCCAGCACGGACCACTCATCGCCAGAACACTCCGCAATGGCCGCCGCAACATCGACGCCTGCACTCACCCGCTCGTGAATCTGGTGGACCTCGCCGCCCTGCTCTGCTTCCGAGGCGAGTACAGCAAAGACCCGCCTGGGTGCCACCCCTCCGCGAAGCAGCGCAGTGCAGCGCGCAGCGACCGAACTCGCCGTTGACTTCGCGGCAGGCACCGAGCGGGTTTGGGGGCCACGTACATCCGCTATCGCTAGCTGTACCTCATCGCCCGTCACGGCATCACCTCCTCAATCGCCAGATCACCGGAGTTCGAAAGGACCAGTTGGCCGATCGCGACAATCCGGAAGCCCTGAGGCCCCGCTGCCAACTGCACGATCGCGTGCAACGCTGAAACCGCCTGCCGCGCAAGCGCTCGGCTGTCGAGTCCTGCCAGCGCCCCGAGCGCCTCCAAGCGCGAAGGCACTTCCTGAATTCCGCTCGCGTGGAGTGTGCCTGCACCACCGTCGTGCCCGGTGTTGAGAGCCGCGAGTAGCGTCGCGATCTCGGCGCCCCGGCACTCCCCGAGCACGATTCGGTCAGGCCGCATCCGTAGCGCCTCCCGCAACAGCTGGTCGACGGGCACCTCACCGATCCCTTCCGTGCTCGCCTGCCGAGCTTCGAGCGAGATCGTGTGCTGATGGTTCAGGCGGAGCTCCGCCACATCCTCGATGGTGATGATGCGTTCGTGCGCTGCGGTGAGGTCGAGCAGCGCAGCAAGCACTGTTGTTTTCCCACTGCCGGTGCCTCCCGTGATCAGGATGTTGCGGCGGCTCGCCATCAGGTATTTCAGATGCGCTGCGGTCTTTGCATCGCACAGCCCCGCGCGCACCAGCGCACTGAAGGTGAGCGGCGATAGCCTGGGAACCCTGATCGACACGGCCGCTCCAGAGGCAGAAATCGGTGGGAGCACCGCGTGTACTCGGATCCCGTTTCCAATCTGCACGTCAGCACACGGATGCAGCTCGTCGAGGTGTCGCCCTCCGGCAGCGATCAGCTCGGTCGCGAGTTTGTGGATCGCCGCTGGCGGCGCTTCCCACCCGTTTGCCCGCGCAAGCACACCACCGCGGTCGGCCCAGAGTTGCCCGCGTCCATTGCGCACCTGCACCAGCACGTCCCGGAGCGTCGGCTCATCAAGCAGTGGGAGTAGCCCACCCAGGGCACGCCGAGCGGCAAGGCTCAGTCCCGCGGTCCGTGTGACCCGGGCGCCAGGAGCTGAGCCACCCTGGCGTTTCGCGCCGGGAACCCCGCTTTCTTGAAGGAAAGTAGGGATCTCACGGCGGGCCGCTCCCGAGTCCATGTTTTTTGAGTCAGGTTGCATAGCCGTAGCAAATCAGTTCTTTAGGGCTCACGGGGCCGATCCTCAAATCTGTGGACAACTGGATTATTACGGCCACAAATCGCGCCCTGTGGGCGCAGATTCGGCGAGAGGATATACGCTGGCAATGCGGCTTTCGCAGTCGGCCCTCGGTCCGGCTCGCGACACCCAACGTTTCTCGCACACCACAAGATGATCGGATAAAGACGTCCATGACTGAGCTGCACGGCACCATTGAAAGCCACCCGTTGAACCCCGGCGAAGAGGCCACTACCTATCCGCCGACGCCAGAGTTTAGGGCGCAAGCGAACATCAATGATTCCTCCGTGTACTGGCGTGCGGCGCAGGATCCTGAGGCCTACTGGGCCGGGCGCGCGAATGAATTGCGCTGGACCAAGCCTTTCACCGAGGTCCTTGACTGGTCGAACCCTCCCTTCGCGAAGTGGTTCGCCGACGGCGAGCTGAACGTGGCCGCAAACTGCCTGGATCGCCACGTTGCGGCAGGCCTCGGTGACCGCGTCGCGATCCACTTCGAGGGCGAGCCGGGAGACACCCGCTCGATCACGTATGCCGAACTCACGAGCGAGGTGAAGCGTGCCGCAAACATGCTGACCAGCCTGGGCGTGAAGGCCGGGGATCGAGTCGCCATCTAC
Proteins encoded:
- the topA gene encoding type I DNA topoisomerase is translated as MKGTKKLVIVESPTKAKTIGAYLGSDYEVIASVGHIRDLAEPSELPSELKKGPFGKFAVDVENGFAPYYVVNDNKKKTVSELKRALKGADELWLATDEDREGEAIAWHLLEVLKPKVPVRRMVFHEITKEAIEQAKANTRDLDTALVDAQETRRILDRLYGYDISPVLWRKVAPKLSAGRVQSAATRLVVDRERERQAFRSAEYWDLLATFAPAGDSGFEAKLVRLDEQRLATGGDFTDNGTLKEKAAKAGVILLGKDRAQSLAALLTADVAANVLSVETKPHTRRPAAPFTTSTLQQEASRKLRYSSRQTMSYAQSLYENGYITYMRTDSPTLSQQAITAARSQAAALYGAETVPDKPRVYTGKAKGAQEAHEAIRPAGDTFQKPSSLKSKLNGGEFLLYELIWKRTVASQMADAKGSTDTVTVGVKLQEHEKAGETAAEFTASGTVITFPGFLLAYEEGKDEKRGAAEDNVTLPQLTNGQQLGIEQSEAKGHETSPPPRYTEASLTKRLEELGIGRPSTYAAIISTIMDRGYVNKKGQALVPSWIAFSVVRLLEEHFSALVNYDFTAEMESDLDEIAAGATDRTSWLNTFYFGGDDHPGLRGVVDNLGEIDARAINTIKIDDEISLRNGKYGPYLEVFDEKCEVGEDGTLKPRSVNIPDGMAPDELTPEKAHELADAEPAEDRVVGLHPVTGKRIVAKNGRFGPYVTELLDEGEELPKGQKPRTASLFKSMDPATVDLDTAVALLDLPRVVGKDPETDTEITAQNGRYGPYLKKGTETRTLPSEDSIFSIDLAGALEVLAQPKYGARKAASALKEFDADPVSGKPVKVRDGRFGPYVTDGETNATIPRGDSVEDITFERATELLAIKRAKGPAKKKKAPARKAAAKKPAAKKTAAKKTAAAKPRAERTPEQKAATAAKRAATIAAKKAAAEAAGGA
- a CDS encoding type II secretion system F family protein, coding for MTGDEVQLAIADVRGPQTRSVPAAKSTASSVAARCTALLRGGVAPRRVFAVLASEAEQGGEVHQIHERVSAGVDVAAAIAECSGDEWSVLASAWRLSEEAGAPLAPTLARMAAALRALEQLRERRRVLVSGPQATVRLVASLPPVALGLGWLIGFDPLPLLITPLGFCLVFLGVALLGGGIFWARSLVRGLRLADRVAGLECDLAWIVLGGGAAPGEAIRRVVDCVADLGARWVPFDAFCSGGALQTAVRRAAVLGMPLRPLLLEEADSLRDRTHSEMEAAAEQLGVRVLLPLGVCVLPSFIVMGVMPVVISMLGQNPGF
- a CDS encoding CpaF family protein, which encodes MDSGAARREIPTFLQESGVPGAKRQGGSAPGARVTRTAGLSLAARRALGGLLPLLDEPTLRDVLVQVRNGRGQLWADRGGVLARANGWEAPPAAIHKLATELIAAGGRHLDELHPCADVQIGNGIRVHAVLPPISASGAAVSIRVPRLSPLTFSALVRAGLCDAKTAAHLKYLMASRRNILITGGTGSGKTTVLAALLDLTAAHERIITIEDVAELRLNHQHTISLEARQASTEGIGEVPVDQLLREALRMRPDRIVLGECRGAEIATLLAALNTGHDGGAGTLHASGIQEVPSRLEALGALAGLDSRALARQAVSALHAIVQLAAGPQGFRIVAIGQLVLSNSGDLAIEEVMP
- a CDS encoding DUF4244 domain-containing protein, which codes for MAKDESGAVTAEYAIIIMAAVAFAGVLVAIVRSDAIRAMLVELVENALGAAG
- a CDS encoding M23 family metallopeptidase; amino-acid sequence: MSAPAVLACSAVAVCLGLSVIAAATHVEARHSAAGAADAAALAAADAMTGWIDLEPCTVANQVVLEMGASLVECNVDPDRAVSHIVAQAGEGFQSARARARAEAQSLPSFGEHGSVGSVGANGWAWPSDSRGVTQSFHDGYAIDLAVTAEGALFAPFDGVIVAAGPDGGSVPAVCQTRLWWWHGPNITVVMRHEVSGGFIYSSHNHVDPGSLSALGIAPGVRVSAGQQVASAGMSGCTSGLHTHFTLSSYPTNAYPDLDPFVYIGFP
- a CDS encoding TadE/TadG family type IV pilus assembly protein, yielding MRWVLRDERGTVTAEFAIVLPAVLIVLGLVVSGVLLAAHRITLVSVAGEVSRAEARGDDAAATAALGQLGRDVVVEREHPDPLLCVTLISHPVRGILSELGVSARACAAMAGARR